One part of the Gossypium raimondii isolate GPD5lz chromosome 1, ASM2569854v1, whole genome shotgun sequence genome encodes these proteins:
- the LOC105785659 gene encoding uncharacterized protein LOC105785659, giving the protein MDGAELELERRSKFLNSLIQKKKAIEQQEQNEHLNVKVRASDMPLALQNKAFKCARDQLDYMPGKLDSKRLALALKKEFDSTYGPAWHCIVGTSFGSYVTHSLGGFLYFSIDKVYILLFKTAVEPLDH; this is encoded by the exons atggatggagCAGAGTTGGAGTTAGAGAGGAGAAGCAAGTTCTTAAACAGTTTGATTCAAAAGAAGAAAGCTATAGAACAACAAGAGCAAAATGAACATCTCAATGTTAAAGTCAGAGCTTCTGATATGCCTTTAGCTCTTCAAAACAAGGCTTTTAAATGTGCCCGAGACCAGCTTGACTATATGCCTGGAAAGCTTGATAGTAAACGCCTAGCTCTTGCCCTTAAGAAG GAATTCGACTCAACATATGGTCCTGCTTGGCACTGCATCGTGGGAACTAGCTTCGGCTCATACGTGACACATTCGCTAGGAGGTTTCTTGTATTTTTCAATTGACAAGGTTTACATCCTTCTCTTCAAGACTGCTGTTGAGCCTTTAGACCATTGA